A part of Aegilops tauschii subsp. strangulata cultivar AL8/78 chromosome 2, Aet v6.0, whole genome shotgun sequence genomic DNA contains:
- the LOC109764512 gene encoding LOW QUALITY PROTEIN: probable glutathione S-transferase GSTF1 (The sequence of the model RefSeq protein was modified relative to this genomic sequence to represent the inferred CDS: substituted 1 base at 1 genomic stop codon) — MAPVKVFGPAAFANVARVLVCLEEVGADYEVVDIDFMALEHKSPEHLTRNPFGQIPAFQDGDLILFESRAISKYVIHKYKMNEANLMREGNLKEATMVDIXTEVEAHTYNPALSPVVYECLFNPLLQGIPTNQKVVDESLEKLKKVLEIYEEHLSKHKYLAGDFISFADLNHFPYTFYFMATPHAVLFDSYPHVKAWWESLVARPSIKKLGASMAALTT, encoded by the exons ATGGCGCCGGTGAAGGTGTTCGGGCCGGCGGCGTTTGCTAACGTGGCCCGGGTGCTAGTGTGCCTGGAGGAGGTCGGCGCCGACTACGAGGTCGTCGACATAGATTTCATGGCCCTGGAGCACAAGAGCCCCGAGCACCTCACCAGAAAC CCGTTCGGGCAAATCCCTGCTTTCCAGGATGGCGATCTGATCCTCTTCG AGTCACGCGCAATTTCAAAGTACGTGATCCACAAGTACAAGATGAATGAAGCCAATCTGATGAGGGAAGGTAACCTGAAAGAAGCCACAATGGTGGACATATGAACCGAGGTCGAGGCACACACCTACAACCCAGCCCTCTCGCCGGTCGTGTATGAGTGCCTCTTTAACCCGCTCTTGCAAGGCATACCCACCAACCAAAAGGTGGTGGATGAAAGCCTGGAGAAGCTGAAAAAGGTGCTGGAGATATACGAGGAGCATTTGTCCAAACACAAGTACTTGGCGGGGGATTTCATTAGTTTTGCGGATCTCAACCATTTCCCCTACACTTTCTATTTCATGGCAACTCCTCACGCAGTCCTATTCGACTCATACCCACACGTGAAGGCGTGGTGGGAGAGCCTCGTGGCAAGGCCGTCGATCAAGAAGCTTGGCGCAAGCATGGCTGCACTTACGACATGA
- the LOC109764516 gene encoding uncharacterized protein, with product MGGSGDQRWMQETPMGSGSNPDSGEALGRYRGLLRWETDLLRSEVRSRGLDTIAGKKAYLERHSDGRQLGFASPQLQELLSAPEVGSVPLVSWPYLVPHHEEAVDLLLHEAHRLTYRIQSLRELGVPIPFNKLELLFRLSGMCERLSRSIRTHASPTSSESSQDAAISPYKERRMSWVSTWGSPVLRCGGFHDITTLSPMYFTPCAPRIIPSSAFATKALQIYSFEIFELDDSLKWPLNVYGVVAARDVVDGNRNLLFSRSRANCQVVTKEHPFLHLTGPSRAILSEYPVDFEVELRIKDGSESQDKALISSTNHHHFCADTALFLGCLCSAKLNLQTVASAVQATILSVRVTGGLSTFEFGGQIACSLSTAGHQVVLFDSSEEFCEDLEGYVPLARNVVTVESKGSLRIIIKSYTESHGVAHQAEFEFGAKHCQISSQERVIGDSKLQVVIAWSLLVRDKLDNMAAGYAFTYPSLCG from the exons ATGGGCGGCAGCGGAGATCAACGGTGGATGCAAGAGACGCCGATGGGCAGCGGGTCGAATCCAGACTCGGGAGAAGCTCTTGGTCGCTACCGTGGTCTCCTGAGGTGGGAGACCGATTTGCTGCGGAGTGAGGTCAGGTCCCGGGGCCTCGATACGATTGCTGGAAAGAAGGCTTATCTTGAGCGGCATTCTGATGGAAGACAACTAGGTTTTGCATCACCTCAACTGCAAGAGCTCTTGTCCGCCCCTGAGGTCGGGAGTGTGCCTCTGGTGTCTTGGCCCTACCTTGTTCCTCATCATGAGGAGGCCGTGGATCTACTCTTGCACGAGGCACACAGACTGACCTACCGCATCCAATCTCTGAGGGAACTCGGTGTGCCAATCCCATTTAACAAGCTCGAATTACTTTTTCGCTTGTCTGGAATGTGTGAGCGCCTCTCCAGAAGCATAAGGACGCATGCATCGCCAACTTCAAGCGAGTCTTCTCAGGATGCTGCTATTTCTCCTTACAAGGAGCGACGTATGAGCTGGGTGTCGACTTGGGGGAGTCCAGTATTAAGATGCGGCGGCTTCCATGACATAA CCACACTGTCTCCTATGTATTTTACCCCCTGCGCCCCTCGTATCATCCCATCCTCCGCCTTTGCCACCAAGGCCTTACAGATCTACTCATTTGAAATCTTTGAGCTGGATGACAGCTTGAAGTGGCCACTCAATGTCTACGGTGTGGTCGCTGCTCGAGATGTTGTGGATGGTAACCGCAACCTTCTCTTCTCTCGCTCCAGGGCTAACTGCCAAGTAGTCACTAAAGAG CATCCTTTTTTGCACTTGACTGGCCCTTCTCGTGCTATTCTGTCTGAGTATCCGGTTGATTTTGAAGTTGAACTAAGGATAAAAGATGGAAGCGAGTCTCAAGATAAAGCATTGATCAGTTCTACTAACCACCACCATTTTTGTGCTGATACTGCTCTTTTCCTTGGCTGCCTGTGTTCAGCAAAGTTAAACCTCCAGACTGTTGCTAGTGCTGTCCAGGCCACGATATTATCAGTTCGTGTCACTGGAGGGCTGTCTACTTTTGAATTTGGAGGGCAAATTGCGTGTTCATTGTCTACTGCAGGTCACCAAGTTGTGTTGTTTGATTCTAGTGAAGAATTTTGTGAAGATCTGGAAGGTTACGTTCCATTGGCAAGGAATGTTGTTACGGTGGAATCAAAAGGTTCACTGAGGATCATCATAAAAAGTTACACAGAATCTCATGGTGTTGCTCACCAGGCTGAGTTTGAATTCGGTGCCAAGCATTGTCAGATAAGCAGTCAGGAACGTGTTATTGGTGATTCTAAGCTGCAGGTTGTCATTGCTTGGTCCCTACTTGTGAGGGACAAGCTTGACAACATGGCAGCGGGGTATGCCTTCACTTATCCCTCTCTCTGTGGCTAG
- the LOC109764518 gene encoding uncharacterized protein — protein MDSSTIKPASSFQSDSQQQVYLTDDFDVLEDVEDLGQRMLSLAHSLSTSHAPISLYKADELVSTASKLERISLDFYNSTEAAMKEAADEERDRMMEIRKTEGEGTAEELDEEMEMGRKTKQTQEKKMRNDDELSKLFLSHEFLKLSSNVLDRPYCYKNELAMLFKVEEEEEYERVREAEREMERQRAKSKQRRQREKNKQQIVVKEERVADEQQTKSQTEQLKEWMDDELEFFAGHRSIWERSSGSKAGRFGGFEDKTTLSPLQFTHCTPGILLPRAAVTERTLQIYSFKLVGLTEQLKWPLSVYGVVAARDTVDCNRNLLFSRSRIRGQLLSGHDSYLRLTGPSRAILVGDYVDFEVELKVRDGDDEHNDTQLMCVSKRYKEADGDGEQPLLFDSPFCTAELRFELFPTTVQLTVLSVRVVGGGFPFSSGGQVACIVSGRERVVLFDSTEKITREDEVVLDGYVPLSRNAISVEFEKGVTVEVTAYVDSGSISDLVHFPSKWCNISQDSCFICGSEVKVTVALSRVVRDKMEMLLEGYATQV, from the exons ATGGACTCGAGCACCATCAAACCAGCCTCCAGTTTCCAGTCCGACTCACAGCAGCAGGTATACTTGACGGACGACTTCGATGTTCTGGAGGACGTCGAGGATTTGGGCCAGCGGATGCTATCTTTGGCACATTCTCTTTCGACCTCCCATGCCCCCATCTCCTTGTACAAGGCGGACGAGCTGGTTAGCACAGCATCCAAATTAGAGAGGATCTCGCTGGATTTCTACAATTCTACCGAGGCGGCAATGAAGGAGGCAGCGGATGAGGAGAGGGATAGGATGATGGAGATTCGGAAGACAGAAGGAGAAGGTACTGCTGAGGAGTTGGATGAAGAGATGGAGATGGGAAGGAAGACGAAGCAGACTCAGGAGAAGAAGATGAGGAATGATGATGAGCTGAGCAAGCTTTTTCTGTCCCACGAATTCTTGAAACTCTCCTCCAATGTCCTGGATAGACCCTACTGCTACAAAAATGAGTTGGCCATGCTGTTTAaggtggaggaagaggaggagtaTGAGAGGGTGAGGGAGGccgagagagagatggagaggcAGAGGGCGAAGAGTAAGCAGAGGAGGCAGAGGGAGAAGAACAAGCAGCAGATTGTGGTGAAGGAGGAGCGCGTTGCTGATGAGCAGCAAACAAAATCTCAAACGGAGCAACTCAAAGAGTGGATGGATGATGAGCTGGAATTTTTCGCAGGCCACCGTAGCATCTGGGAACGCTCTAGTGGCAGCAAGGCCGGGCGGTTCGGTGGCTTCGAAGATAAAA CGACATTAAGTCCTCTCCAATTTACGCACTGCACACCCGGTATCCTTCTGCCCCGTGCCGCTGTCACTGAAAGAACGTTGCAAATCTACTCATTCAAACTTGTTGGACTAACGGAGCAGCTGAAGTGGCCACTCTCTGTTTATGGCGTGGTTGCTGCCCGAGACACCGTAGACTGCAACCGCAACCTTCTCTTCTCTCGGTCGAGGATCAGGGGTCAATTACTCTCTGGACAT GACTCTTATCTGCGCTTGACTGGCCCGTCTCGAGCAATTCTAGTTGGGGATTATGTTGACTTTGAAGTTGAACTAAAAGTACGTGATGGAGATGATGAGCACAATGATACACAGTTGATGTGTGTTAGCAAGCGGTATAAAGAAGCAGACGGCGACGGTGAGCAACCTTTACTCTTTGATAGCCCATTTTGTACTGCGGAGTTGAGGTTTGAGCTTTTTCCTACGACGGTCCAGCTCACTGTATTGTCCGTTCGTGTTGTTGGAGGGGGGTTCCCTTTTAGCTCTGGGGGTCAGGTTGCTTGTATTGTTTCTGGCCGTGAGAGGGTTGTGCTGTTTGATTCTACTGAAAAAATTACTAGAGAAGACGAAGTAGTTTTGGATGGGTATGTTCCTTTGTCAAGAAACGCCATTTCAGTAGAGTTTGAAAAAGGAGTGACTGTTGAGGTAACAGCCTATGTTGATTCTGGTTCTATCTCTGATCTTGTCCACTTCCCTTCCAAGTGGTGCAACATTAGTCAGGATAGCTGTTTCATCTGTGGTTCTGAGGTGAAGGTTACCGTTGCATTGTCCCGGGTTGTGAGAGACAAGATGGAGATGTTGCTGGAGGGATATGCTACCCAGGTGTAG